The following proteins are encoded in a genomic region of Cryptomeria japonica chromosome 11, Sugi_1.0, whole genome shotgun sequence:
- the LOC131065032 gene encoding histone-lysine N-methyltransferase EZ3-like, which produces MADDQSVVGRRHIYYDKCGNEALVCSDSEEEVAEEEDARHEFTEGDDFVLRMTIQEHAQSQAVFTSLGQCIEAKPSELEGRYIFLTEQDKKKQVKNSETVAATAENIASSDDIFLGKDLDAALDSFDNLFCRRCLGLVLPSEK; this is translated from the exons ATGGCAGATGATCAGTCAGTTGTTGGAAGGAGGCATATTTACTATGACAAATGTGGAAATGAAGCATTGGTTTGTAGTGATAGTGAGGAGGAGGTTGCTGAAGAGGAAGATGCTAGACATGAGTTTACTGAAGGGGATGATTTTGTTTTACGAATGACAATACAGGAGCATGCGCAATCCCAGGCAGTGTTCACAAGCCTTGGTCAGTGTATTGAAGCCAAACCTTCTGAGCTTGAGGGAAGATATATATTTCTTACGGAGCAAGACAAGAAGAAACAAGTGAAGAACTCTGAAACTGTTGCAGCAACTGCAGAAAATATAGCTTCTAGTGATGACATATTTCTTGGAAAGGATCTAGATGCTGCTTTGGATTCCTTTGACAACTTGTTTTGCAGACGTTGTTTG GGTCTCGTTTTACCTAGTGAAAAATAG